Sequence from the Alphaproteobacteria bacterium SS10 genome:
AGTTGATGGAGGCAGCAGGCGTTGACCTGAATGCTGTCGCGAGTCGGGCTTATGTTGAGGATTGGACCAAAATGTTGGCCGATTGGCCGGTCGATCCGAGCGTTGAGGTGGCCGAGGCCGCCTAAAATCTCACCCAGAATGCAAATCGACTCGCAAGCGCTGTGGCATTCACATCAGCTATGCACAGTGCGCTTGTGGATCATGTGCACCATATTGTCGATACGCGAAATATTTCTGTCATCAAACCTTCTATTTTTCGAAACACATAGGTAGGTTATCTCCACGACGGGGGAACCAACCGCCGCGCGCGTAAATGTGAGCCTTTACTAACTCGACTTACTTGCTGCGGCCGAAATCTGATCCATTAGGGGGACCGGTCAGCCGTAGCGCCATTTGATGGAGTTTTCGGCCATGGGTGCAGGTACTGGTTTTCGTGGTGTTGCTGGGGTGAAGTCGCTGCAAGGTGATGTGACCCGCCGCCGTCGTCTTCTTCAAGATGCTAGCCTTCGAGAGCGCAATCGCTCAGCCGCTATGGTTGAAGCGGCAGAGATGCTCGACCAAACCGATGGCATGGCGACGGTTGAAGCACGGGCCTAAGCGCCCTTGACCACCAAGACATCAGGCAGATGGCAAGGCAGCAACCGCTGCCGTTATCGGTTGCTTGATGGTGGTGGCCTCTTCATCGAAATTGCACAGATTACAACGCAGCGTAGTCGCTTGCGCACCGTTGTGCGTGAGACGCTTGTCGATGGCGGTTGGCGCAAGGCCGCGCGGTTCGATGCCTATGATGTGGCGATCCTGCTCACCGTTGATCGGCTGAGCCGTCGCATTGATGCAGATAACGTGGCCAAAGCATTGCTCGACGCATTGACGGGATTGGTCTGGCAGGATGATCGCCAAATCCGGCGCCTGGTGGTTGAGAAACAGGCCCAGCCCATGGGCGCCATCGTGCCTGCGATCCAAATGCGCGCCATGGCCTTTGATGGCGTCAGCCTGCGGGACGAGTTCGAGGCAATCCGACGCTAGGTCTAGCCGGTTGCACCACTCTCCACATACCCACCGATTTTACGAACCATCGCCTCGATCGGCGTGTCGTAGGAAATCACGTCAATGAACCGGTTCTGCGGGTCCATCACATAGGTGAAGGTGGAGTGATCGACATTATAGAAGTCGGGATCATCACTCGGTGCTTTCTGATAGTAGACGCGGAACGCCTTGGCGGTGGCGGCGATCTGTTCTTCCGTACCGCTTAACCCCTCAAACCGATCATCCAGCGTGTTCAGATAATCGCGCAGCACCTCAGGCGTGTCGCGGGCAGGGTCGACGGTGACAAAGATCGGGGCAATCCGCTCCACCACCTCCGGCGGTAGGCGGTCGAGTGTCTGCGAGATCTGGTAGAGCTTGGTCGGGCAGAAATCAGGGCAATGAACAAAGCCAAAGAACATGACCCGGTAGAGGCCATCAAAATCAGCTGAGGTCACCGTTTCGCCCTCAGTATTTACTAGCGTGAAGTCGCCGCCGATTTGCACGGTGGTTGCCACCGCGCCGCTTGGCCGGTCAGTGCCTTGCCCAGGCTGCGTGAGCAGGTATGTGGCGGCTGACACCACCACCAGGGTGATGGCGCAAAGTGCCAAGGCGATAACGGACGACTTTTTCATGTGTTCTGTTCCGGCTAACTGGTCTGACCCAAACATAAGAAACCGCCGGTCGCTCTACCATGCGGCGTTGCGACCGGCGGCTCAATTTTTTGCGATATCAGTGCCGTTACAGGACTGAGAGCATGGAAGCGACCAGCGGGTGGCGAACAATGTCGCTCTCGTTCAGCTGAACAACCGCAATGTCAGGCAGGGTCTCAAGCCGTTTAGCGATATCAGCCAGGCCAGACATACCTTCCAACAGGTCAGACTGCTCTGGGTCGCCGGTGATCACCATGGTTGAGTGCCAACCAAGGCGGGTCATCAGCATCTTTAGCTGTGCGTAGGTACAGTTCTGCGCTTCATCAATCACCACATAGGCATTGTTGAGGGTGCGGCCTCGCATGAAACCAACAGGCGCAATCTCAATCGTCCCATCCTGAAGCAGCATGCGTAGGCGCTTATTGCCAAGACGATCAGTCAGGCAATCGAAGAGCGGACGCAGATAAGGGTGCATCTTCTCTTCCAGCGCGCCGGGGAGGAAGCCGATATTCTCACCCGCATCAATCGCTGGGCGGGAGAGGATAATCCGGTCAATCTCACCATTCTCAAGGGCCTCAACGGCTGATGCGATGGCGAGATAGGTTTTACCGGTACCAGCAGGGCCGAGGGCGAGCGCCAGATTATGCTCTTTAATGGCATCCATCAGCTCGGCTTGGCCGGCACTACGGGGTTTGACTTTACGAATGTAGCTTTGATCCCGGTCGCGATCTTCGCCGCCTTTGCCTTTGGCCTTACCCTGGCCGCCGTCACGGTTATTGCCGTAACGATCATCGCCTAATGGGTCCCATCCAGGTTCGCGGTAGGGTTCATCAAAACCAGGTAGTGCATGGACTGTTGCGCCGTCCGCTTTAGCATGGTTACGAACCGTTTCTCGGGCCGCTTCTCGTGCTGATTGCCGCTGGGACTTAGCGCTATTCCGTTTAGCCATGGTCAAACCTCCATACAGGGGTTGGTGATGGGCATGTTGGTCGGTCCTCGACCACATGTCCCTTACGCCCGGCACCGATTACGAGGCTCATGCTCATAAGCGCGGTACGCGGGGGTCTCGCGAAACCTGAAGTTTCTGATCTGGAATTTCGAAGAGTGCGGGGCTGACGAGTGGCACACCGGCTGTACTTGGCAGCCTGGCCAAAGATGCTGGGCGGAGCAGTCTCCGCCGGTCTGGCGTTTGAGGCGATGGATCGCGCGCTCAACCACTTACCCGTCAGTTACGGACTGTCAGTTACGGCATTCACCGTACGAGTAAAAAAGTACCATCGCGCCCATGTCACACTCCAAGCCTGATGCTGCAGTGCCATGAAACTTTCATGTGCGGGAATTGGGTAAGAGGTGGGTTACAACCCTTGCGGCACGCAAATTTACCCGCATAATCAATGGTATGAGCAAAAACAGATTTATTCCGAAACCATTTAGCCGTCCGGCCGCCGCATCGGGTTTTGCCGACACGGAAAGCGGAAATGAGGGCGACTCGACGGATAAGGAGATTTACGCACTCAAGGCGATGCATGAGCGTGGTTTGATCCCTGAAGACGAGTTTAAGACCCGCCTCGCCGAGCTGGAAGCTGAGAAACAGACCAAGACTTGAGGCGGCTTAGCGGGTCAGGGTGATGCTGGTCGTAAACACCCGTCGAACGCCATCATCGCTTAAGGGCAGCTGGATCGCCTGACCGGATAAGAAATCCTCAGTCTGGTCGCTGAAATTTGCGCTGTTCAGCCAACCATCCTGACCACCGACCAACACAAAGTAATTGGCGTCCACATCGCTCAAATCCGAGACATGGCGTGACTGGCTGCCGTAATAGGCGTTGTGCTTACCAGGGGTCAGTGGGTGGGCTGACTTCCAAATCGTTTCATGGCTACCGGCAACGGGATAGTTGCCCACCACATACTTTCCGCCAATCAGGGGGATGTTGGACATGAGGTGGCCAACATTGACCCGGTGCATATCGCCCCAACGCGGGTAACTGGTGAACGCGGTTTCTGCCGCCTCTAAGGATTGAAGCAATGCGGTCTGCAAGGTCGCGTCATCGACCAGGCCCAGAACTTCAGCGGTCCAGCGGTTACTGTTCCCGCCATTATTGATCAGGCTGTAATCCTGCATCCGGCCTGTGGCCTCAAACAGGCGCGGCGCCATGGCGGCGAACAGGGCGGCATAGGCGGCGGCCCCCTCACTCTCCACATCATAGCGGCCATCCCAGGCGCGGATCGCCTCAATCAGTCGTTGATAGCGTGGGGTTAGCTCCAGTCCTTCCAGGCCATCAATGCGGGCGATTAAATCATCCCGGAAGGCCAGGCCGGAGACTGAGAAGGTGTCGAGCTGCAGGCTCATCAATCGGCTGACATTCCAATCGTTGCGCTCTGCCGCCAAGGCCACTTGCCGCTCAACCCGATCAGGACCAGAGAAGACATAGCCGAGCGGTATCTCAGACGGGCCGGGCGGCACATTGGCGCTCGCCAGGATTCCGCTAGGTGGGTTGTGGAAGCGGGGCAGCTCATCGCTGGGCGCCAGGTTATCCCAGGCCTTC
This genomic interval carries:
- a CDS encoding RusA family crossover junction endodeoxyribonuclease encodes the protein MLDGGGLFIEIAQITTQRSRLRTVVRETLVDGGWRKAARFDAYDVAILLTVDRLSRRIDADNVAKALLDALTGLVWQDDRQIRRLVVEKQAQPMGAIVPAIQMRAMAFDGVSLRDEFEAIRR
- a CDS encoding SCO family protein, with the translated sequence MKKSSVIALALCAITLVVVSAATYLLTQPGQGTDRPSGAVATTVQIGGDFTLVNTEGETVTSADFDGLYRVMFFGFVHCPDFCPTKLYQISQTLDRLPPEVVERIAPIFVTVDPARDTPEVLRDYLNTLDDRFEGLSGTEEQIAATAKAFRVYYQKAPSDDPDFYNVDHSTFTYVMDPQNRFIDVISYDTPIEAMVRKIGGYVESGATG
- a CDS encoding PhoH family protein, yielding MAKRNSAKSQRQSAREAARETVRNHAKADGATVHALPGFDEPYREPGWDPLGDDRYGNNRDGGQGKAKGKGGEDRDRDQSYIRKVKPRSAGQAELMDAIKEHNLALALGPAGTGKTYLAIASAVEALENGEIDRIILSRPAIDAGENIGFLPGALEEKMHPYLRPLFDCLTDRLGNKRLRMLLQDGTIEIAPVGFMRGRTLNNAYVVIDEAQNCTYAQLKMLMTRLGWHSTMVITGDPEQSDLLEGMSGLADIAKRLETLPDIAVVQLNESDIVRHPLVASMLSVL